From one Oscillatoria sp. FACHB-1407 genomic stretch:
- the ctpB gene encoding carboxyl-terminal processing protease CtpB: protein MKHPFRFPRLLHATLFGGAIAATTTLSLLSPALSPSVQASLSDSPKAILDEAWQIVNREYVDTSFNNVDWHTVRQELLSRNYTSQEEAYTALREALERLNDPYTRFMDPRQYEQLTSQTSGELSGVGIRLQALEESGALAVVEPIPNSPASSAGIRAGDRILAIDGKSTEGMSVEDASSLIRGEVGTRITLRILREGEDAFDLPLVRARIELPTVRYSLQQDGNTRIGYIRLNEFSAHAASQMRRAISDLTEQGAEAFVLDLRGNPGGLLQASIDIARMWLGSGSIVRTVDRVGASEEITANHTAITDLPLAVLVDGSSASSSEILTGALMDNERATIVGTQTFGKALVQSVHSLSDGSGLAVTIAHYYTPDGTDISHRGIAPDVPIELTEAQREQLSATPTLIGTNSDPQYSAAVSALREDIIANRANPQASRRPNLEAQQNETQQSLR from the coding sequence ATGAAGCACCCTTTCAGATTCCCTCGCCTGCTCCATGCAACCCTGTTTGGTGGGGCGATCGCCGCTACCACTACTCTCTCTCTCCTCAGTCCTGCTCTTAGTCCATCGGTTCAAGCTTCGCTTAGTGATAGCCCAAAGGCAATCCTGGATGAGGCATGGCAGATTGTCAACCGAGAGTATGTAGACACCAGCTTTAACAACGTCGATTGGCACACGGTGCGCCAGGAGTTGTTGAGCCGTAACTACACCTCTCAAGAAGAGGCTTATACCGCTTTACGAGAGGCGTTAGAGCGACTGAATGATCCCTACACTCGCTTCATGGATCCCAGGCAATATGAACAACTGACCAGTCAGACATCCGGTGAGTTGTCGGGGGTGGGCATTCGCCTTCAGGCACTTGAAGAGTCAGGGGCACTCGCGGTTGTTGAGCCGATTCCTAACTCACCCGCTTCATCGGCAGGCATTCGGGCGGGCGATCGCATTTTGGCAATTGATGGCAAATCCACCGAGGGCATGAGCGTTGAGGATGCCTCTAGCCTGATTCGAGGTGAGGTTGGTACACGGATCACTCTGCGAATTCTACGAGAAGGTGAGGATGCTTTTGATTTGCCATTAGTGCGGGCACGAATTGAGCTACCCACTGTCCGTTACAGCCTTCAGCAAGATGGCAATACCCGGATCGGTTACATCCGGCTCAACGAGTTCAGTGCCCACGCGGCAAGCCAAATGCGTCGTGCCATCTCTGACCTGACCGAGCAAGGTGCAGAAGCTTTTGTGCTTGACCTGCGGGGCAATCCGGGTGGATTATTGCAAGCCAGTATCGACATTGCCCGGATGTGGTTAGGGAGTGGCTCGATTGTTCGTACGGTCGATCGCGTAGGAGCCAGCGAGGAAATCACTGCAAACCATACTGCAATTACAGACTTACCTTTGGCTGTGTTGGTCGATGGTAGCTCGGCAAGCTCCAGCGAAATCTTGACCGGAGCATTAATGGACAACGAACGGGCAACGATTGTTGGGACTCAAACCTTTGGTAAAGCCCTGGTGCAGTCGGTTCACTCGCTGTCAGATGGTTCTGGTCTAGCGGTGACCATCGCCCATTACTACACCCCGGATGGCACAGATATCAGCCATCGTGGTATTGCACCCGACGTCCCAATTGAGTTGACCGAGGCTCAGCGAGAACAACTGTCTGCCACCCCAACCTTGATTGGAACGAACTCCGATCCCCAGTATTCAGCAGCGGTTTCAGCCTTGCGGGAGGACATTATCGCAAATCGAGCGAATCCTCAAGCTAGCCGACGTCCCAACTTAGAAGCTCAGCAAAACGAGACTCAGCAAAGTCTCCGCTAA
- a CDS encoding MogA/MoaB family molybdenum cofactor biosynthesis protein: MAHRPHPDAHPTVVRCAVITVSDTRTTETDRSGQLLQQLLRDAGHSIVTYDIVPDEPGQIVTLLLTLCDRADVEAIVLNGGTGIAPRDTTYDAIARLLEKVLPGFGELFRWLSYQEIGSRAMASRAIAGVCRAKLIFSLPGSTNAVRLATEKLILPELVHLTQQLKSTSL, encoded by the coding sequence ATGGCTCATCGTCCTCATCCCGATGCCCACCCTACTGTTGTTCGTTGTGCTGTGATCACCGTCAGCGATACACGCACAACCGAAACCGATCGCAGTGGTCAACTGCTCCAACAGTTGCTTCGGGATGCTGGACACTCTATCGTGACCTATGACATCGTGCCTGATGAGCCAGGGCAAATCGTGACGCTCCTGCTAACCCTATGTGACAGGGCAGATGTAGAGGCGATTGTGTTGAATGGAGGAACGGGGATCGCTCCTCGTGATACAACCTATGATGCGATCGCACGATTACTCGAAAAGGTCTTACCTGGCTTTGGCGAGTTGTTTCGGTGGTTGAGCTATCAAGAGATTGGTTCACGGGCAATGGCATCTAGAGCGATCGCCGGGGTTTGTCGCGCTAAATTGATCTTCTCGTTGCCGGGGTCAACTAATGCAGTGCGGCTTGCCACCGAAAAGCTGATTCTTCCAGAATTAGTGCATCTAACGCAACAACTCAAAAGCACTTCTCTTTAA